gatattgttttgatatttatttcaataaatatgaACAAATAATATACTGggcaattaaatttaaatttcatgagCTTAGAAAAGTTAATTGACGTGATAAACCGTTGATTAAGAGAATAATGGGCTGTCCACAAACCACGTGGACAAAAAAGTACGATTCAtgacacccccctcccctccGTGgataagcgtggacatttcttatacccctccccactttatccacgtggacattcctattttttatagaaaaaaatcgatttttttctaattgtttttttttttggaaaaccaaGAAAGTTGTAGGGTTGTATCCGAACCatgaccacatagttgacgtaggattacgttacgatatttgttgtatattgattttgaatatcttcGAACAAGATAAGATTCTAGATTCGAACAACATCATCGTGAAATAATCGTGGCGAGATTGTGTTACTTGTTATGTTTCAGGGGTATAGATTGCGATACGTTAAGGAGGAGGGAGGTCCAACATCCATATTTTCTGGcgttgtgcaatttttgaacaaaGCCATAATATCAATCTATTCACTATTCTTTTCTTTCTTCAATATTACCCGGTAAGTTATTTGTATCACTCCGAATTCCATTTATGTTGTCTACAGTTTGCTTCtgtgcatgaaaaaaaaataccttaACTGTGCCTTAATGCGTATACATTCAGCATCTCGAAATTATTCAGTCATTTCGTTATGATTTTACGAAATGGTCTGCAGTTAATTACTCTCGTTTGTGTGAAGCTCCCGTTTTATCAGCATCCCAAGATCAGAAAAGTCGCAAATTAACTCAACTCCTGATCACACTTTCTTAAAGCTTACGCTTGTCGAATTTTCACAAATGCAACAGTAAGTGTATTTGATAGTTTCGACCACATGTTTGTCGAGCTGTATGTATTGAAATTTATGGACTGATTGTTTGTAAGAAGCTCATAACAGAAACGTCAGACCTCATGTCTCCTCGACAATCTGGCAAGCAATTTTGGAGTTTGACAGGGATGTGCTGTTCCTGACATAGAAGAAGACCTTTTGCGGGTGAGGGCTGACTTTGAGAATAGATAAAGGTTTATGTCGATTATCCCAAGAATTTTCCATTCAAAATTGTTGTAAATTATAAGACCTTTCCATCGCCCATcacgattttttacaaaaacgttTTTAACGTTTATAGAACGAGTCGCAGATAAAGATGTGATTCATTGAGTTTATTTCGGTCAAAAAATGTGGGACCCATACGCCGTAGCAATTTGCTAGCTGCACCAGATGCTCAGGGACGGTGGTTTTTGGATATTTGTAGTGAAACTGTTAATTGATCTGTCGTGTACCGAATATTATTCTCAACGGATACTCGATTTGATTGACATCAATGgcggcacgaactttccggtCCAACCCATAGAAAAGTATTTAATAAATTACCACATTTCAATAAAGATCAATAAAGAGCTTCGCTGCTAGTAACCCTTTTTCAAAGATACGAGCCGTGCACGTttaaaagaatttgttgttcgtgttCCAATTTTGCAAAACCTTTGAAGTTCTGAAGAGATAGAATGGAAGTGATTTTTGTATCATGAACGGAAACTGGAACAAAGCCTGCATCGAAGAAAACAATGTGGGCCATTATTTATCTTCATCCTGACGGAATAAATTATCCTTTGCtaacaatgaaaataaatcgatcACTCACAATTTATGTGTATTAGTTTCagatcagtaggatatttccgtatccaatattggatgcataaaaccttgtgcctccaacgtaacgctctcgttttcgaagttctccaaatattcattcattcagaatgaattcagattcaacttcatacaaatgatctctaaatcaacgatagtcctacgttacccttgcggttataccatagatataacccacttcctgtttttaatttgttggtttatcatttcggatgttATTTGCTAatatgtcgaaatttcataaataactctttagtagaaaattccctgaaaaggtttaatggcttgcaatgccagatgcacttcaagtgaaatattcgctagcgttcacagctcgaggggaaacataaaacacaaaacgagcagaatgagcgacctttgttgtttcgggcacataaagattttttgaattttcctcataggagatgcaatacttatacgctagcgacagcttacttactatatAAGGGAGTTTACTTCGCAGACATTCCCTTTTCGCAATCCTTCttcgttgtttttattttatcagctgcataagttgctcgttattgacatgtctgttcgggaaagcacacaaatgtatggaaaaatgggaatgcttctgtGTGAGGCAAGACGTGCCATCTCATATTCTACCATATATTATATGCCGTCTCAAGCTCGATCAATTATCACAACCGCAGCTCTCGTCAGAGAGAGTCAAACAGCCAACAAGGTAAGACGTGCATTCGTGATCCGGGTGCAATGGGTGATTCTCAGCGGCGGAACCAAGTTACAcagcttccaattttcatcaatttaaactacatacagactatgggattgtaatgtataacatatcaaacaaatcttagaaaatttccgattccattggtatgcacttctgttttctgatttggcacccttaatgtaagacgtagtcctacgtcaaaagaatccGACAGGGGTTCGGAACGAAAAGAGAAAGCGAATTTTAATGCGTTGCGTGATTGAGCTAGGTTTCTCGCGTTATTGAGTATACGATATTTGGTGCAATAACACATAGTGCGAAAACCTTGAATAAAATGAAGGCTAACAAACACGACATACACTACCCCGGCAGTGACGTGCAagatatttatttaaatctaaaattagtgggttatatctatgatataaccgcaaggttcacgtggaactaccttagctgagcaatcattcgtttgtattgattaaattcttgattgaatgaaacagtttccaaattcaattgagttcaatatatttgctctgtgagtgaaaaaaatgaacaaatgccgtgtaaagtcaattcatttattgtgattgattgttcttcgttacaagaaaatttaatgacggaccttttacgtttggtatgatgactagaacaaaatatatgtacggaagaattatcaaacgtttgatgaaccagcctaaggctgaaaatctttccaataaagacaaaaaaaaattatcaaacgattattttattttacatttccctctgaagtttacatcccaaaagtgtacatacttctcgaatctcgaatttgcttgaaactgggaagttcattcgcttctagtggctgcaccattttcccaggttcctaagtttagaagatcatgttaggacagacatattccactctgcacaaaggcaagcgaggacaaaagtactcgcagtttgcatttatttgcagagccgatttccccagaaacctcggttttgaagtctgtgttagggaaacacatttcaatcggaacaaaaatacccccgatttgtatgaattcgcaatgccgatttccccacgcttcatggatttgaagtctgtgttagggaaacacattccagtcggaacaaaaatacccccgacttgcatgaatttgaaataccgatttctccaggcaccttggtttagaaatcactattagggaacacatttcggtgggaacaaaagctccccctactttcgtgtgttctttttcttctttttggctttaagagggtttaaacttttcagttcactcgcctctaggctctttcgtgtgcttgcaatgccgatttcgctgcttggttttaaagtctgtgttagggaacatttttcgatgagaacaaaagtccccctactttcatgtatttgcaatgccgatttccccaaggctgcttggttttgatggctgtgttagggaaaccgtaaatcgggccaatcaaaacgatgcagttagggcgtttagataacgcctaatattttacagttattcaattgtttatctaatgaaaaagacgggtgggtaatgtcggggacataaccggagtgacgtaggactatacaaaggggacagcttttgttaaatatatattttaaatatattgttttattttcttctcctacgtgaatacctacctatctacctgaaaaatggattagtttactgtttactttttatgaatatgttgatggttctgaaaagaacctttggtgttgtgtttttgttatcactcgatattcccatcttgttcggttaaaccttcctgtttagctattgcgtttgccactcgccacagctttcacagttggaaaatttcttgctatccagcttgtgacatgttgttcagtaaattacatttaatgcgacgtgccggagaaacactttgccactcactgaaactaattgttgccttgatgagcgccgaaccgaagctactctgttctttatgcgggttttctgattgtcgtgagcagctttgcaagccaactcgagcactccgacggccgaaactctataatcgctgttaggtgtactggtgctccggcaccaatccgttcagcctagttacccttgcggagcaatcagtgaatgcgaccaacagtgaactggagacctgcacggttcgagtgagactttgcctttcccttaacttgtcctcctttgttacgtccacgaagccgatgccgtacaaccacacgggtttacgatttgaaagaaaataagatatttttttggggtccgcgtgttttatactctagcggtacacactcacaggatagagacaaatcggcagactcagccagaggggcgagtccaacgagacgaacgaatgagcgttaaaagggagcgatggcaaaaaatacattcatagaggcgaatgaactgaaaagtttaaaccctcttaaagccaaaaagaagaagtagaagaaaatacattcattacgatttgttcgctcgttggattcacatgcaggctaaaaagggtccttttcaggatcacaaaattatcttcaatctaaaaagtttattgtttttttatcactcgatatccccatcttgttcggctaaacctttctgtttagcgattgcatttgccactcgccacagctttcacagttggaaaatttcttcccatccagctcgtgacatgttgtacagtaaattatatttaatgcgacgtgccgaagcaccactcagtgttgcattgaaggcgattttaacctgtaattgaacatttgcgatgacattgttacagtgtcgactttcaatgtggggtcataatttggatctctatgtttacaaaaatgtccaactaaatatgtcgcattacatttccgtccaattagctaaatgtcgaattaattgtaaattactgtactttcaatctagaagcaatttaagaattggtgaaaatcaataagctcagaacaactgccaaattcacatactcatcatatcctggcaaacaaattatgaaaaaatcaatttgtgttttattattattttggatattgttttagaaagcattgaactgtatttcctaaactcttttttggaaggtttaatggccctgaaaagcgccttgttttatggaatgtttccaatttagaaaacttagtactcgccgccttgttctggatttgccaccaaagcagtttgtataaagaacaaacttttttcttgtgttacctgatgccgttttgcgattgcgtttgccactcgccactcgctgcaactgcctgttgtcttgatgtccaccgaaccgaatgtggtctgttccgaatgcgggttttcttattgtcgcgagcagctttgccagctaactcgatcacttcggcggccgaagctatataacgccggctaggtggactggtacactggtactaacgcgctcggcctagctacccttgcggggaactccagatcaacacggttcgagcgggattttgcctttcccttcacttttcctcctttaccatgtccaggcatggctgcttgggttggtttgttgatgtgttgtgatgcgaaccgatgtggtgtacggtttggatgagaatgatccttacggcagcggagcggggatttttaagctgactggctggctcgagaattacgcatgtgtgagactgcgaccaatgtttcgttcatttttttcttcttcctttccaatcgtgcttcattctattttgctgctgctctggttgcccgttttggtcggtacgatttgaggagcacaaaatggaccaatcaaaaatgggcacatagtatattttgacaatgcttgatatttcacaattattcaattatttatctccagaaaaatgaaatgttattcgttatgatagatgcgtagatatatttcctatcaattgttgcaaaaacctttgcgatctattgagaaatgctcgagttataagcgttccaaatcttgcattttttcctacttgttcagtgcctagatttccatttcaccccctatatcttccggttagacgtagtcctacgtcaaaacaacattttgttagttgcgatagatgcgtagaaatattccctatcaagtgatgcaaacatctctcctatccagtacgaaatgttcgagctataagcattcgaaatctttcattttttcctgcatgttctgtgtttaggttttcattttaccctccatatattccggttagacgtagtcccacgtcaaaaggagAAGATGAGATACAAGTAACGGAGGGTCGGATGTTTACAATTAATCTACTGGACAATTACTTTTCGACGCTGAACTGTTTACCAAAGGAGCGGCATATTTCTCGAATTCTGGAACAAGCGGCGAATGAATCAATCGAGAAATTTGTACTACGTTTACGTGAACAAGAAAAGTGCGAGTATGGAGAGTGGCTGGAAGGAAACACAAACAccagagagatagagagagagagagagagagagagagagagagagctaaGATTCTAACGAAAGGTAACATGACGCTAGCGCAGACAGTAGAAATGGGTCGTTCACTCGAAACCATCGCTAAGCATCGGCGAAATCTACAGAAACATGAAGAGGTAAACCGTATTTCCAGCTCTAGAGAATGTTATCGGTGTGACCGCCAGGGCCATTACGCAAACGATGAAGACTGTCCGGCACGTGACAagaagtatgaaaaatgtaatCTACTGGGACATTTTAAGCgatgtttcaaaacaaaaccgAAAAACACACGCAAGAACAAAACAGGTGGGAAGAAGAAGGTACGTCAAATCGTAAGCGATAATTCAAGCATCGAGAAGGAGGAATGTCGAGATTCAACATCCGAAGATGAAGATAACGTCAACTTCGTGTTTGCAACCAATCCGGACCAAATTGGAATGGCTAAATGTAAGATCGGAGGTGTACAATTGAAATGAACAATCGATTCCGGAGCAGGAGTTAATGTTATTAGCAGTGAAACATGGAAGTATCTGAAGGATCATGAAGTGAAGGCTCATTACCATACCGGTTAAGTATCGGAAACGTTATTAGCTTACGGGAATTATAAACTATCGGTAAAGGCAAACATTTTTGTTGCAGAAATTGCCACCAAGAAGTCATCGATAAGAGACAGGGCGTATGTCGTCCGCGAAGGCGACAATATCTTACTGGGACGGAAGGCTACAATGGAGCTGGGTATCCTCAAAATAGACACACCAGTTTGTGCGGCTCAGTCGAGTGAAGGAAAGATCGGGAAGGTTAAGGATGTCGTCGTCACCGTGCAGGTGGACCCAACAGTAAAACCAGCTCAACACACACAAAGTCGTATTCCGATTCCTCTgcaatcgaatattgaaagagaAATAGGGATGTTATTGAAGCAGGATATAATTGAACCAGCGCCATGAGATTCACCGTGGATATCCCGTCTAGTAGTTCGACCATAATCCGGGAACATAGACGAAGTTCGTTTGTGTGTTGATATTCGTGATGTGAACAAAGCAATTATCCCACAGCACCATCCATTACACacatttgatgacattattCCGCATTAAAATAACTGCaaatttcaatcgattattgctcagtcactgaaagtttcaaactcagagagttcattcgcctaccaaatttccatcgtaaaccacaccttctctcgactcaatcacggacaaaaagcatacttaagcgatactctggtggtgaaacgcattcatttttcgtgaggacatcgacaagacaacatcgttactgaacgaactgaacgagctgaacgagctggacgagctggacgagctggacgagctggacgagctggacggcgagggatcgagggattcattacctggcctgacctgacctggaacgcattcagtttggttggaactgtgagggagcgcagaaaagccgatccatcaggagaATAAGAGAAGGTggccaagagagtatcagcacacacacatacacgtgcggaaCTATtctcgtttggttgccatccagcatcgagaagattccggaaagatgttatcgttgctggaaaataatctgccagttcccctgggaattgaaaaaaaaaacattcaagcgaaagagtttattttaatgttttctttccatataatactgcgaccaaataaatttggttttgtgatttttcaatcaatcgcaattagcaggaaagcttctgaagattattcatcTCCATcaatagaatattttcgtatccaatactggctgcataaaaccttgtgcctcttACGTGACGCTCTCGTtctcgaagtcccccaaatattcatttactcattcattcagaatgggttcagattcaacttcaaacaaatgatcactaaatcaacaatagtcctacgtcacccttgcggttataccatagatataacccacttcctgtttttgtcatgcaaaaataatgtcaaatttcataacatttcaaattacattcccTCATAGCAAATATTCCATTtcaatatggcgtcgattgtttacgaaattctgcttttaaCTGTTTCAAGGAGCAGTTAGCGTTCGCCCAGGTAAAAAAGCAGACCAGTCAAACCAGGaacagttagcgaacgattactttACTGTCATACTTTAAGTATGACAGATTCACATTTGGCAGAATTTATATGTGTTATGTATTAGTATTTATAGATATTTaatatgaaaaaacaggaagagggttatatctatggtataaccgcaagggtgacgtaggactatcgttgatttagagatcatttgtttgaagctgaatctgaattcattctgaatgaatgaatatttggagaacttcgaaaacgagagcgttacgttggaggcacaaggtattttgcatccaatattggatacggaaatatcctactgatggggaagaataatcttcagaagctatcctgttgattgcgattgattgaaaaatcacaaaaccaaatgtatttggtcacagtgttacatggatagaaaacattcaaataaactctttcacatgaatgtaattttaaattcccagaggaactggcagattattttcagtaacgattagatatttccacattttcctcgatactggaagcccaccagtggttaatgccaactcgataaccacctgttaatagccgcgcgtgtatgtgtgtgtagcgatgtcttcccagagaaccgtttgtgacatcactctcctcctgatagattcccttctggcctagggtgcacaaacaggctcttggtgacaccgttcatccgcgctttcatgataaataaagagcttcaccgcaacagcgacaacatgctccaatcgctgttcaattagaactgagtggatttccgagcgccgctcgcttatataccgattggtgatttcaatagcctgttttgaaagcaattttaagactattgaaacaagtttttggatcaaaaagtaacaagtatataacgcgtagacattttatctttcgaatgaagtgtttatcataccatttcgttcagttgtttaggagctattaacgctcaaaatctcggtctccggcgtaacgctttcggtttcgaaactttgattttacaccccggtatagaaatgaaagacgtagtcctacgtcaaaaaaaatctttagtaAACGTAGAGTTCCATCTATTGGCCGTTCGCGAAATCGAagctacagtgtcgacatctaccaaCGAATTGAGTTGAGCCAAAAAACAAAGGTGTCAGATTGATATTCCCGAAGGTAatttcaaattgttgaaattgaatAGAAATTACTACTTGATCATCTTTGAATACTTAAAATACGTCGTActgatttaacaatttttgtatgattttgATAATATTTCCACGTCATTgtattataaaattattattccTGTGAACATTTATTATTATTCTCGCGTCATGTTCACTGAGTACGgtgcttaacacgttgagctccgcttcggtccctagggaccgaTACTGAACTATTTATTAGGAGGGCGTTCATCACTGGGACTGATAGTTACAAAATaggaaattaataaaatatatgaaTTGTTCTCGGATGTGTTACAAGATGTGATttctttctagtcgaatttctgacggTTTTCTTTTTATATTCACAAATAACTTCGGACAGTGGGACCAAaattgatattgtgcaaacgttcttaatacagatttcaaatGATTCTCAAAATTGCAAGAGCACATTTTTAATATTCGAAATATGAAAAGTTACaagttttacaaaaaatatacatatgTTTCTTTTATATTTGAACTATTATTGTGATATCTACACGATCCAAACATTCAGTTAAAACGTACAAAACATctgatttattttcaattttgtgtAAAAACTGACAATACACCTGGCAACAGAAATAATTTAAATAGAAACTAAGTGAGCCGAACAAGCTATTCGAACACCGAATTTGGACTAATTTCGAATCATGCATACCTAACTAatgattaaaattataaataatatataGAATATAGCTTTACAGTTTAATATAAACTAACACTTTTAACATATGTATGACTCGATTTTTCGCGCTTTGGCTTTCCACCTCTGCCTATAAATCCCCTTTTCCCGTTCCATAATTTACAATAGTTCAATTTAGATTTCTCACCCAATCTACACCAAGACATCtatagttttgttttgtttttacattAGCCGATATGATcggttctttcttttttttggtACTTTACAAATCTTCCGAAATGGCTCATGTTTGCCTCTAAAATAGTTCTGtccaattgttgtttttttagaCTACTTACATCCTAAATCACAATTTGGTTTgcttttttttccctttttttgctTTGTTAGATTcttcccttaaaatttccacttTTTAGCTTGGATAAAAGATTCCACCTCCCATGGGATGAGCTCTCCTCGTTCGCAAAGGATTAGATTTTGTCGGAAAGGCAGTCCGGTTTGAAAACATGCACCAGCGAGTCCCAGCCGCAGTCGGCGAGCTGATTCTGCCGGCGCCGGTTCCAGTCCAACCCGTAGGTGAACTCCGAGTGGTGCTTAATCGTTTCCATCGCTTCGTTGCTCTTCTTGAAGTCCCAGATGCTACGAAATGGAAAGGAATGGTTATTGGATACGCTCTGTGGAGATGGGTTTTCTGATTGGGTCTTACCGAGTCGTAAAGTCATAGCCCACGCTGGCCAGCACCGACATGTTGTGGGGTGAAAATTGTACTTTTCTCACGGCAAACTCGTTGCCCTTTAGCTCCGCCAGCGGTATGCCAAAATTACGCAGATCCCACACCCGGATAAGTCCATCCGAAGCCCCAGTGGCGAGGACATTGGAATCGTGTTTGCACCAATCCACCGTTAGCACCTGGAAAGAGGAAGGCGAGAGGGTTAGTAAAACGAGGTTAGGTGATTGATTTGCGTCGATCGTCATTACCTCACCCTCGTGTGCCTTGATACTGGCGATGGGCAGATCATAGCACAGAATGTCCCATATCTTGAGCATCCCGTCACCACTGACACTCGCGAATGTGTTGGGGATGTGTGATGCGAATACCGCATTGTAGACTAGTTGCGAGTGACCAATATAGGTACTCAGCGAGTGGTTCCTGATCGGATCCCAGATCTTTACCGTGCTGTCCCAGCTTGCGCTGATGAACAGCTGCTCGTACGGAACTTTGCTCCAGTCGACGCTGTAGATTTCCTTCTTGTGCTCCCGGTACACCATCTGCGGGGGACCATTGCTGGGGCTGAGATTGGTGTTCCACAGCTGGACACTACCATCCCCCGAGCCGGACACCACTATTTCCGGGTTCGATTCGGACCATGTCTACAAAAGGAAGAAAGGGCAATTAGTTTCGATTTGATCATTGCTTTGAACATCTGACTTACCACATCGAACAACCCATCGGTCCAGTGGTGCGTTCGCTTCTCAACGATTCCACCCCCGTCCGGGTACAGCTCCAGGAAGTAGAGAGTTCCGCCGCCGGCCAGACCGTAGAATTGGCTCGAGGCCACCACGAACTGGTCCGGGTTAAATGGCGAAAATCG
The Toxorhynchites rutilus septentrionalis strain SRP chromosome 2, ASM2978413v1, whole genome shotgun sequence genome window above contains:
- the LOC129771057 gene encoding peroxisomal targeting signal 2 receptor, coding for MSTFFTTNRHGYSVRFSPFNPDQFVVASSQFYGLAGGGTLYFLELYPDGGGIVEKRTHHWTDGLFDVTWSESNPEIVVSGSGDGSVQLWNTNLSPSNGPPQMVYREHKKEIYSVDWSKVPYEQLFISASWDSTVKIWDPIRNHSLSTYIGHSQLVYNAVFASHIPNTFASVSGDGMLKIWDILCYDLPIASIKAHEGEVLTVDWCKHDSNVLATGASDGLIRVWDLRNFGIPLAELKGNEFAVRKVQFSPHNMSVLASVGYDFTTRIWDFKKSNEAMETIKHHSEFTYGLDWNRRRQNQLADCGWDSLVHVFKPDCLSDKI